The genomic segment GCATCATGACGCACTGAACGATGCATTTGCGCAGCTACAGCACCGCCCAAGAGACTAACCACGATGCAAACGACAAAATACCATGAGACAAAGACCACCATTGTACCGAAGGGCAGCGCCTTAGTAGAATcccaaatccaaatgataCAATTTAGTGAAAGTGTCAGTACCATAATTGAACCTGGTAGCGCAGAGCCACATAGAACTGCAAATACTGGATTGTAGAAAGTATACGCGCTGATGTTTTGATCCATTTTCAGCCACGTACCGACAAATGATGCCATGAATGCACCTGCTACGAAACATAGCGCGGCTATAGTCAACACTGAATTCTTGATATTATGCAACCTTGTCAATGATAACGAGATCGCTAGAGGTCCAAGGATCATAAACATGACTTGAATCCCCATGGAAACACAAACAATCAAACGGTTCAATTGGAAACCTTGTCTAGCTCTCAACCAATTATTTGCTACATTGAAAATATCACTCGaatcttcattttcctttgattccaattgttcattTGGATTTCTAAATATCATTATCAGATTGACAATGACGATAAATGTAACGAATAGAACGATACCAACTGAATTTGCCAAAGCCATCCAGTGGAATGTGGAGGACGAAGAATCTGCCAATTGCGCACGATTGATGTATAGAGACCAACGATCGGACCAATCAATTTCCGCATCCTCCCTCCAATAAACGGAATAGGTTACTGGGATATAAACGATTTCCTCCAATGGGGGGTCAGTTATCTCAAAGggtttaaaatctttagaAGCTCCAGGACAGTGGTAATCAGATACAGATTTAGGATACGCTTCAAATCCAACAATGGTTACCTTATCGGAATCAACCAAGTTATACCTAATAACAAGCATTACATGGTTGTTGAAAAAGACTCTACTGCTCCGAGGATCTACGGAACCCAGTGGGAAGCCGGGCGCATAGTACTTTAGGTTATCGGTAGTGGAAATGTAAGTGGTTGCCGCAGGTAAATCGTCATCAATCATCCATTGTACCATGTATCCACTTTTAATCAAATCCTTAGCCGTTTGTAAACCTTCTCGTGTAGTTTTCCTTGCACATAGAATCTCACAAGGATTATCCTGGCCAACAACCAGCTTATAATCACTCTCCCATTTTCTATCTCCTTTAATGATTTCATTCAGCGAAAGATGCAACGGCTTCTTTTCCGGTGTTGGCGGACACGTAAACGGCAAGTCGTAGTAACCGAATGGTATGTCTGTTATTTCAGATTCAACTGTGTTAACCACCAACTCTAATGGATCACCAATGGAGTAAACATTTGGTTTTAGCCACCAATCGGAATTATAGCCTTCAATGCTAATGTATCCACCCGCTATCAACCTCAATAAAATCACCAGCAGTATAACAACTGTAACAAAGCATCCGAGAGGCCTAGCCCTAATAAGCATACTTGATATAATCCCTCTATCCACCAATAGGTCTTATCTTTTGATACCAAGTGTAATGGTTTCCttaaacttttttttttttttacacGTATAGTTTAAAAATGGCGATAAACTCTTCGAATCGAGTAACGTCAATCAAAGAATCGATCAAATATGCAAAGAATATTCTACCAAAAAGTTGGATATACGAATCGTGCCAAGCAGCCAATTCTCTTATGTACAGTTATATTGTAATTCTTATCTTCTGATGTATCTGTTGCTTGTGGAGTATTTTCGGGATCGTAATAGTGCATTTCAAGGACCCTGAGGAGTCATGCTGTGGGATGACGGGTTCAATAATAGAAGTAAGTAAAAGAGTAGGATGCGAAAGGGATAAGATAGCATGTCGATTACGTACCGCGAGAGTATAGAACATTACTTATATGCAATTATGGATAGCTACTTGTACTGGCAATACACGAGGCAGCTGTTTATATTAATAACATAAAGGAAAGCAAAAAAAAGATCTCCGCGACGGGGAATTGAACCCCGATCTGGCACGCGACAAGCGCCCATTCTGACCATTAAACTATCACGGATTAGTAACTTGATGATTAGTTCTAATATAAGTACACCTAAGTAAGGAGAATAAAAATGTGGCGATCGGATGATCTCTGGACAAATTTGGCCCATTTTCGACGGGATGCTTTAATACCTAACATATCCCAAACATAACTCGCAAGTTCTACGATTACTATGCGCCAGTGACAAGATGGCGATATCAAAGGTCATATCACCCGTTGTGTTGTTCGGTGTGTTAGAATTAGTCAAAAGTAGATCTCTTGAGAGGTAATCAAACTTGTGTATATGCTACCTTCGTTCTGAATACGCAGCGTAAATTATCTTTCATGTTACCTCCCTCGGGAAGCGAACCCGCGAATATACATATTTGTAGGAAGTAATACATAGTTCCCAAATTACAGGATAAGAACTACTTCTACATGCTTATGAAGACATTCCAGACTCCTAGCACTATACTTACTCGCTAATTCAACCGCCATAATCGCTACTA from the Zygosaccharomyces rouxii strain CBS732 chromosome B complete sequence genome contains:
- the TMN3 gene encoding Tmn3p (similar to uniprot|P40071 Saccharomyces cerevisiae YER113C Hypothetical ORF), with the protein product MLIRARPLGCFVTVVILLVILLRLIAGGYISIEGYNSDWWLKPNVYSIGDPLELVVNTVESEITDIPFGYYDLPFTCPPTPEKKPLHLSLNEIIKGDRKWESDYKLVVGQDNPCEILCARKTTREGLQTAKDLIKSGYMVQWMIDDDLPAATTYISTTDNLKYYAPGFPLGSVDPRSSRVFFNNHVMLVIRYNLVDSDKVTIVGFEAYPKSVSDYHCPGASKDFKPFEITDPPLEEIVYIPVTYSVYWREDAEIDWSDRWSLYINRAQLADSSSSTFHWMALANSVGIVLFVTFIVIVNLIMIFRNPNEQLESKENEDSSDIFNVANNWLRARQGFQLNRLIVCVSMGIQVMFMILGPLAISLSLTRLHNIKNSVLTIAALCFVAGAFMASFVGTWLKMDQNISAYTFYNPVFAVLCGSALPGSIMVLTLSLNCIIWIWDSTKALPFGTMVVFVSWYFVVCIVVSLLGGAVAAQMHRSVRHDAPPATTASDRKVLRRSRAISGKLVVFLAGLISGFLPFVIIYVELEYLYKSVWLEKTTLYYLYSFLFANVLLLCIVVCEISLLGCLVLMKLNHKFINDQNWRWRCFVISTGCSWYMEIYSLYYIFFIIHMTGDSAVFISVCYSFIFNVLCGLATGSLGYLTSSWFVKKIHRTRYTRN